CGCGGGCGGCGGCCTGGGCGGCGTCGCGGGCGCGCACCAGTTCCTCGCGATTGGCGATCAGCTCCTCGTTGGCCCGGCCCAGACGATCGCCCATGGCCGCCACCTCGCGACCGGTCTCGTCGAGTTCGCGCACGTCGAAGGCCGGAGCGGTCTGAAAATAAGACCCGGAGGCGATGCGCCGGATCATGGCGTTCAGCGCCGACAGCGGCCCCGACAGCCTGACGCTCATCTCCCTGACCCGGATGTAGAGAAAGGCGAGGAACCCCAGATAGAAGACCAGCAAACCGCCCGCCATCAGATAGCCGATGACGGTGAAGAGCCGGTCAAGCCGCAGGATATCGCCAAAAACCGTGTCGCGATCGGCGACCATCAAATACGTCCAACCGGTGCTCGCCACCTTGGCCCAGGCCACGACCTTTTGCTTTCCCGCCAGAGTCACCGGGCGTACGCCGTTGCTTTGGCTTTGCAGGGCGGCCAGCAGATCGGCCGGCTCGGCGCGGGCGAACAGATTGAAGGCGGGATCGACGAAGGTGTCTTTGGTGATCGCGCCGCCATAGGTCGCCTCGGTCAGCGGCTTGGCCCCCCAATCCTCGCCCGCGACCTTCGGCGCGCCCAGAATCCCGCCGTTCCGATCAAGCAGCAGACCATAGGCGTCGAACGGCAATTCGGCCGCCAGAACCCGATCGATAAAGGTGCCGACGGTCACGTCCAGCCCGACCACCCCTTCCAGGATCGTGCCACGATAGGCGGGCGCGATGGCCGAAGCGATCCACCCCCTGCCGGCCGGATCGAGATAGACGTCGGTCCACACCACCTTGCGTTCCGGGTTATGCTCCTGGTCGGCCTCATAGAAGAAATTGAACGACGGAATATCCATGTGCGGCGCGTATTGGCTGAGCACATCGATCGGGGGATAGATGCGGTTCATCGAATCCCAGGTGTTGACATAGATCTGATCGACCAACGGCTCCACGGCGCTGATGTCGCGCATCAGGGGATCGAGCGCGGCCGAGCACACCGCCTTGTCGATCTGGGCCGGTCCCACCGGAATGATTCCGGAATAGAAAAGCGCGGCGGACCCCTCGGGCGCACCGGTGCTGTACAACACGCCATTGGCCCCCAGCGCGAGACGGGCCCGTTCCCTGGGCGCGGGCTGGCACGGGGTAGACAAGACACGGGCCGCCTGGTGGGCGAAGACGCTGGCCGTGGTCCCAAGGGCGGCAAGGCGCTCCGACAGCAAGGCGGCTTCGCGCTCGGCGGCGCCGTAGAACTCGTTCTCGACGGCCGACCCAAAGCTCTCAAGCGTGCGACTTGTCGAGATCTGATGGGAAAGCAAATAGATGGCTAGAAACACCAGTTCGATGAAGACCAGCGGAATCAGGGCGCTGCGCAGATAGGACCGCCAGATCCAGCGAAAGATCGGCATGGATTGGCCATCCTCGGCCGGCCCCGGCACCGAAGGCGGAGCGGGAAGGGTTCCAGCCAGATCATTGGAGCGGTCCATATTCATTTGCCCTATCCGCCTCGCCGAACGACCCCTCGGGGTCGACGGAGCCCCCAGGCCTCCCCCTAGTCAAAGGCTTGATGCTGAGATGTGTGAGCAAGACTCATGCCGCGCCCCCCTTGGCGGCGGGCTTGCCAAAAGGACCTAAAAGGGTGCATACCGAAAGCTAGATCTTTTGATTTGACGCCCTCTCCGCCGCGGAACGCAACTGGCAAGGCGATCTGCAACAAAGCCGGTGATCGGCGCCTGGTCTTTCCCCCTTGTTCCCGCGCAGGGAGGACGCCTCCCAACCATGACCATGACCATGCTTGATATGGGGCTTTTGAACGAATTGAAAGAGGACCTCGGCGAGGAGGTCCTTGCCGGCCTGCTCGCCCACTTCATCGGGAATTCCAAGGCCCGCCTCACCCGCCTCGCCGCGGCATTGGAGAGCGGAGCCTTGCGGGAGGCGGGACGCGAAGCCCATTCCCTGAAAGGTATCGCCGCGTCGTTGGGAATGCCCGATCTTGCCGCCTTCGCCGGAGTTATCGAAGAGACTTGCCGTACCGGAGATCTGGACTCCGCCCGGGCACAAGCGCACGGGCTTCCCGAGCTTTTGGAGCGGACGGTCGTCAGCCTGGGGGACCATTACACCTTGCCAAACCGATCCTGACCCACAGCCCGGCCCCGCTCCGCAAGGGGCGCGGCCGTGACGGCTTCCCCAGTGGCTGATCCGAGGAACAAGCAGGCATGCCCGGAAGAAAACCCATCGCCTTGC
The DNA window shown above is from Rhodospirillum rubrum ATCC 11170 and carries:
- a CDS encoding Hpt domain-containing protein; this encodes MTMTMLDMGLLNELKEDLGEEVLAGLLAHFIGNSKARLTRLAAALESGALREAGREAHSLKGIAASLGMPDLAAFAGVIEETCRTGDLDSARAQAHGLPELLERTVVSLGDHYTLPNRS